Part of the Candidatus Bathyarchaeota archaeon genome is shown below.
GTAGGTCAACTTCTCCCCGATTATTTGGGCTATGGGCTCCCCCTCCTCTACTGGTTCACCCTCCCCCTTATACCATTTGGCGATTGTGCCCTCCTCCATGGTCTCCGTGAACTTGGGCATGACTATTTTAGAGCCCATTTCAACCGTGGGCCTCCCTCACGTCAGCTCGGGTCCGGTGGAACGGGCGGGGGTAAACGTAGTGGGGCCGTCAAGCTACGTTATCTCCTTCACGGCTTTTATTATTTTCTCCTCGTCTGGTATGACGAATCTCTCCAGGGGAGGCGTCGCCGGGATCGGTAGGTCGAGGGCTGAGACCCTCCTTATAGGGGCGTCCAAGTAGTCCATGGCCTCCTCCGCTATGGTGGCCGCCACCTCGGCTCCCCAGCCGTTGGTTCTATTGTCCTCCTCCACTATGACCAGCCTCCCCGTCTTCTTTAGGGATTCCAGCAAAGTATCTTTATCGAATGGTATGAGGGTCCTGGGATCTATCACCTCGGCCTCTATGCCTTCTCTCGAGAGCCGCTCTGCGGCCGCCAGGGACTTATAAACCATGAGGAGCTTACATATTATCGTGACGTCTCCCCCTTCCCTCCGGATCCTGGCTTTGCCGAAGGGTATGAGGTAGTCCCCTTCGGGGACTGGGCCGGTGACCTGTATGGCCGCCTTCTCCGACCGATACCCCTTGCTCCCATAGAGGAGTTTATGCTCGAAGAATATTACTGGGCCATCCTCCGACCTTATAGCGGTCTTCAATAGGCCTTTAGCGTCGTATGGTGTGGATGGGGCCGCGACCTTGAGCTCCGGGACGTGGAGGAAGAAGGCCTCGGGGCTCTGGGCGTGTTGAGCTCCTCTCCCAGTGGCTCCGGTGGGCACCCTTAGGACCATCGGAACCTTGACTTGGCCTCCTGACATGTATCTCAGCTTGGCGGCCTCGTTGACTATCTGGTCCATGGCGCAGAAGGCGAAGTCCCCATACTGAACCTCGGCTATAGGCTTTAATCCCATGACGGCTGCCCCCACGGCCGCCCCCACTATGGCGGACTCCGAGACGGGCGTGTCCCTGACCCTCTCAGGGCCGAACTCATCGGATAATCCAAGTGTTACGCCGAAGGGCCCGCCGAACCCCCCCTTAACGCCTATGTCCTCGCCTATCAGGAACACCCTCTCATCCCGCCTCATCTCCTCCCTCAAGGCTTCCCTTATGGCCTCGCCTATCGTAAGCGTCCTCTCCCTGGATTCCCCGGGCTCCTCCACATTCATGGGCGACGCCGGATAAGTATCCTCCAGGGCTACTTCGGGTCTGGGCCAAGGGCTCGCCTCCGCGAACTCTACAGCCCTCCTTATCTCATCCTCAACCTCGCTCTCCATTTGTTCGGCCTCCTCGGGCTTTAACACCCCCCATTCTATGAGCCTAGCCTTGAACCTGGGTATCGGATCCCTCTTAAGCCACTCCTCCACCTCATCCTTCGGCCTATAGGTGGCGGGGTCCCCCCTGGAGTGCCCTCCATGCCTATAGGTTAGGCATTCTATCAGGGTTGGGCCCTCTCCGTTCCTGGCCCTTTCAACCGCCTCCCCAGCCGCCTCGTAGACGGCTAGGACGTCGTTGCCGTCCACGGTCACCCCCTTTATCCCATAGGCTGATGCCCTATCGCTGACCCTCTCGATCCTTAGGCTCTTGGAGATGTGGGTTGAGGCGGCGTAGAAGTTATTCTCGCAGACCAGTATTAAGGGGAGGTCCCAGACCGCAGCTAGGTTGACTCCTTCATGCCACATACCCTGGTTTACGGCTCCGTCGCCGAAGAAGCAGGCGGCCACCTGATCCGTGTCCCTCATCTTGAAGGATAAGGCGACGCCGGCTCCAACAGGTACGTTGGCTCCCACTATGGCTATAGCCGGGAGCATCCCCTTGGAGAACTCCCCGACGTGCATGGATCCTCCCTTCCCCTTGCAGCATCCCCCAACCCTGCCGTAGAGCTCGGCCATGAGCCTCTTCAGATCGCAGCCCTTAGCGATGTAGTGGCCGTGCCCCCTATGGGTGCTCAGGATGTAATCGTTATCCCTAAGGTTGCTGCACACCCCCACGGCTACAGCCTCCTCCCCGGCGTAGAGGTGCACGGTGCCAGGTATGGCGCCCTGAAGGAAAAGCCTGTACACGGCGCTCTCGAAGCGCCTAATCCTGAGCATCCCCCGATACATCTCTATGAGTTTTTCATCTGGAAGCCTCACTCTTATCCACCTTCACCCTAAAGCAAGATCTCCGGATATACATAGATAAATACACTGGTCGGCTGCGCCCGAGATAGGTGCGAATCGATCAAAACCTATTAATATAGTTCTTCGGCGATAGGAATTAGACCGTGCAACCGATAAGGTTTCGCGTAGTGGTTTAGGATGGAGTTTGAGGATTCCCTCTACGCCAGTTTTGAAGGGTTAGATCCCGACCGCTTCATCTTCGCCCTATATTACATTGAGACCAATGGGCTCCTCAGCAGGGCCGCCGAGGAGATAGCTGTGAGCCAGTCGACGGGCACATGGGTCCCGTTGAAATATGAGACCGAGGAGGTTAAGAGGTATAGGGCTAGGATAGTCCGTTTGGAGAGGCATAGGGGCAGCGACAGGGAGGGCTACGCCGAGATAGCATATCCTGTGGACAATGTTAACCCCAGGGTGGGCGGCATACCCGAGCTCCTGGTAACCGTGGCGGGGTGCGCCTTCGAGCCCGCTGATTTCACCGCTCTAAGGCTCATAGATGTCCGGGTTCCGAGGGGCTTCGCTCAGGAGTTCCCGGGCCCCCGATTTGGGATCGCGGGGTTGAGGGAGCTCATAGGGGGCGACGCCGGAGATAGGCCTCTGATCGGTACGCCCGTGAAGCCCTGCGTAGGCCTCACGCCCGACGTGGTGGCTGAGATCTGCTATGAGGCGGCCATGGGAGGCATAGACTTCATAAAGGATGACGAGTTGAACGTGAGCCCCAAGTACTGTCCCATCGAGGAGAGGGTTCCTAAGGTTATGGAGGCCCTGGACAGGGCCAAGGAGGAGACCGGTAAGAGGGTGCTCTACGCCCCCTGCATAACGACGAGGGTGGATGAGATAGTTGGGCTCGCAGAGAAGGTCGTGGAGTGGGGGGCTAACGCGTTGTTCCTCAACGTCGTATCCACGAGCTTCTCAGCCGTCCAGGCAGTGGCGGAGGATCCCTCGGTCAGGGTTCCCATCCACGTCCATAAGGGCATAGCCGACGCCTGGACGAGGAACCCCAGCTTCGGGATAGACTTCCAAGTCCTATGCAAGCTAGCTAGGCTCTCGGGAGGGGACAGCATGCACGTAGGGGGGGTAGGCGGAGGCTATATAAGGGTGGAGCCGTACGAGATCCTGAAGAGCTGCAGGGCCCTGAGGGGTCCATACCATGGGTTCAAGCCCACCCTGCCCGGGATAGGGGGAGGAATACATCCCGGAAACCTCAAGGCCGCCATGGACCTCCTAGGCAACGACATAATATTCCTTGTAGGGGGAGGGATCCACGGCCACCCGGACGGCCCAAGGGCCGGCGTGAAGGCCCTGAGGCAGGCGATAGACGCGCATCTAGCAGGGACGCCCATAGAGGAGAAGGCGAGGCAGCACCCGGAACTGGCGAGGGCCATAGAGAGATGGGGACTACGGTGAAGCGCCTAGACCTCCCAGCATCAACGGAGGAGCGGACGGCCATCCATGGATTTAATAAACGTGATGCGTCAAGGGGGCGGCATAATGGATGAGGATTCATGGAACCTGAGATATTCTGAGGCCCTGAGCGGATTAGCGTCTAGAATCGATGCGGTGGAGGGGATCATAACCGCATATAACACTAACATTGATGCAATATACCGTGTAAGGCCATCCATCGTCGAGGATGCGGTTAAACCTTACTCCAGGGAGGTTTTGGATAAGATCAGGGACCCTCCAAGGAGGATATTAGACGAGAAGGATCTCTTAGCGGGCTTAATCCTCTGCATGAGGGAGGGGCTGGGTGAGGAATGGCTCATATTAGATCCGAAGGTCTCCGATAGAATCTCGGAATACTTCATTCGGGATGAGCTACGGATGGGCGGGCAGGCCGGGAACATGGCCAACGCCCTGGCGAGCCTAGGCGTACCTTTAATAATACCCCATGTGGTTCAGCTCCCCGAGATGCAGGCAGACCTATTTATAGATGGGGGGCGCATCCAGGTGCCCCAGGCATCCGATGGAGAGATCGTGCTCGTCCCTGTAAGGGATGCGGTGAGGCCTGACGATGAAGCTCTAATCCACCACGTCTTCGAATTCTCAAAGGGTGGAGAATTCTTAATGGAGGGTTCACCCATCGAGATTCCGAGGGATAACCGCTTCATAGCCACCTACGACGACTATAATACCAGGCTTATAATCGATCCCTCCTTCCGCGATGGGGTTGAGATCGCGGGGAGAGTTGACGGCGCGATCCTCGCCGGCTACCACTTCTTACGGGAGGATTGCATCGAAAGGATCGAGGCATCATTGGAGCAGATAAGGGAGTGGAGGAGGCTCAACCCTCGATTATTCATCCATTTAGAGCTGGGATGCACGCCGAACCCCAGGGTTAGGAGTGAAGTAGTAGGAAAGGTATTCCCCCTAGTGGACAGTGTAGGATTAAACGAGCATGAACTGGTCGAGGTGATGGGTGTCCTTAAGCCATCCCATAGGATAAACCTCTGGGATTTAAGGTTGGGGGAGACAGCCCCCACGATATACGAGGCCGCCAGGATCCTATCCTGTTTAACCGCTGTCGGGAGGCTGACCGTTCACACGAAGGATTACTCCCTCAG
Proteins encoded:
- a CDS encoding ribulose 1,5-bisphosphate carboxylase — its product is MEFEDSLYASFEGLDPDRFIFALYYIETNGLLSRAAEEIAVSQSTGTWVPLKYETEEVKRYRARIVRLERHRGSDREGYAEIAYPVDNVNPRVGGIPELLVTVAGCAFEPADFTALRLIDVRVPRGFAQEFPGPRFGIAGLRELIGGDAGDRPLIGTPVKPCVGLTPDVVAEICYEAAMGGIDFIKDDELNVSPKYCPIEERVPKVMEALDRAKEETGKRVLYAPCITTRVDEIVGLAEKVVEWGANALFLNVVSTSFSAVQAVAEDPSVRVPIHVHKGIADAWTRNPSFGIDFQVLCKLARLSGGDSMHVGGVGGGYIRVEPYEILKSCRALRGPYHGFKPTLPGIGGGIHPGNLKAAMDLLGNDIIFLVGGGIHGHPDGPRAGVKALRQAIDAHLAGTPIEEKARQHPELARAIERWGLR
- a CDS encoding dehydrogenase E1 component subunit alpha/beta — protein: MYRGMLRIRRFESAVYRLFLQGAIPGTVHLYAGEEAVAVGVCSNLRDNDYILSTHRGHGHYIAKGCDLKRLMAELYGRVGGCCKGKGGSMHVGEFSKGMLPAIAIVGANVPVGAGVALSFKMRDTDQVAACFFGDGAVNQGMWHEGVNLAAVWDLPLILVCENNFYAASTHISKSLRIERVSDRASAYGIKGVTVDGNDVLAVYEAAGEAVERARNGEGPTLIECLTYRHGGHSRGDPATYRPKDEVEEWLKRDPIPRFKARLIEWGVLKPEEAEQMESEVEDEIRRAVEFAEASPWPRPEVALEDTYPASPMNVEEPGESRERTLTIGEAIREALREEMRRDERVFLIGEDIGVKGGFGGPFGVTLGLSDEFGPERVRDTPVSESAIVGAAVGAAVMGLKPIAEVQYGDFAFCAMDQIVNEAAKLRYMSGGQVKVPMVLRVPTGATGRGAQHAQSPEAFFLHVPELKVAAPSTPYDAKGLLKTAIRSEDGPVIFFEHKLLYGSKGYRSEKAAIQVTGPVPEGDYLIPFGKARIRREGGDVTIICKLLMVYKSLAAAERLSREGIEAEVIDPRTLIPFDKDTLLESLKKTGRLVIVEEDNRTNGWGAEVAATIAEEAMDYLDAPIRRVSALDLPIPATPPLERFVIPDEEKIIKAVKEIT